The following proteins are co-located in the Solenopsis invicta isolate M01_SB chromosome 7, UNIL_Sinv_3.0, whole genome shotgun sequence genome:
- the LOC105202410 gene encoding uncharacterized protein LOC105202410 codes for MNQTESNSRPGTAISNVMYTPRTPRMRQRERFDLSTRPEEDETDGLEELVGQTWNIYAASALFGIKQDDIHFKIYSKRLREEVASNLSRENVTYDAKFSIMDNFVSRPNTEDPAIKIEVTAKTNNRENDVEKSIYKGILLSWRITQTESNIQNSIRLPLLLCRGTHSCMNAVHDIIGRMFDCLVVALPVNEDDLSWLLPIIIIASDKDDQPIVDGEVQMEYIVPELPVTDTITVKFHTLDLRKILSVIVEDQDNRVNVSLDHKHIELFHEVLHKQMLTLGGLQLGLCMLHRINLRGVTIRENRMKVMNTDIMNNVLLYFSDKALDIFHTVHIDI; via the exons ATGAATCAAACGGAAAGTAACTCCAGGCCGGGCACTGCCATTAGCAACGTGATGTATACTCCGCGCACACCGCGAATGCGCCAGCGAGAACGGTTCGACCTGAGTACCAGGCCAGAAGAGGACGAGACTGACGGATTGGAAG agTTAGTAGGCCAAACATGGAACATTTATGCAGCATCAGCTCTGTTTGGAATCAAACAAGATGATAttcatttcaaaatatattcgaaGAGATTAAGAGAAGAAGTTGCAAGCAACCTGTCACGTGAAAATGTAACTTATGATGCAAAATTTTCGATTATGGACAATTTTGTCTCTAGGCCGAACACTGAGGATCCAGCAATTAAG attgaAGTTACAGCTAAAACTAATAATCGTGAAAATGATgttgaaaaatctatttataaagGAATATTATTATCTTGGAGGATAACACAGACTGAATCAAATATACAGAATTCTATTAGATTGCCTCTTCTACTATGTCGTGGCACTCACAGCTGTATGAATGCAGTGCATGATATCATTGGTCGTATGTTTGACTGTTTGGTGGTTGCTTTACCAGTTAATGAGGACGACTTGAGCTGGTTGCttccaattataattatagcaaGTGACAAGGATGACCAGCCAATAGTTGATGGTGAAGTACAAATGGAATATATAGTGCCAGAATTACCAGTGACAGATACCATTACAGTTAAATTTCACACTTTAGACCTCAGGAAAATATTATCAGT CATTGTCGAAGATCAAGATAATAGAGTTAATGTATCTCTTGACCATAAACATATAGAATTGTTTCACGAGGTCTTGCATAAGCAAATGTTAACACTAGGAGGTTTGCAGTTGGGTTTATGTATGCTGCATAGGATTAATCTGCGTGGAGTAACAATAAGGGAAAACAGA atgaaAGTAATGAATACAGATATTATGAATAATGTATTGTTGTATTTTAGTGACAAAGCTCTTGATATATTTCACACAGTACATATTGACATATGa
- the LOC105202412 gene encoding RNA polymerase II subunit A C-terminal domain phosphatase isoform X1 — protein MLTWVVFTSRVVFVSRANTQERFSRARLRRYNSIFTPLITESRYLCAPNVRECAIMAAIEVTFPSDGSPGKILKWRVRSDTMVAAGRILLVYQNATLPAADAVDDEKAKEPERKLRAANFGRVKQLLVKEGDIVQPGQVIALLEGCTHPTVMIDLCAECGADLRVQETNKDGNVAGVSQASVPMVHSIPELKVCPELAEKIGKEDEQRLLRDRKLVLLVDLDQTIVHTTNDNIPPNLKDVFHFQLYGPNSPWYHTRLRPNTRRFLSKMSSLYELHICTFGARIYAHTVASLLDKDKVLFSHRILSRDECFDPASKTANLKALFPCGDDLVCIIDDREDVWQGCGNLVQVKPYHFFRHTGDINALPGLEKVDVSRLSEPVNANESCTNESQDKDSKNDTSKSSNEIGQPLDSLSVKETNHEDEKDEKTDEETKNEKEEDTKVNTEKDAESNIQSNTARESDKTDKEVTEVGPSVETDKDNKQAMPKQDSDIIDEDDDDYLLYLEDILERIHREFYKTLDQENTRKSLRDIIPRVRSQVLKGVCLTFSGLIPTHQKLHQSRAYKVARAFGAEVTQELTEKTTHLVAIRKGTAKANAAKKHGKIKIVNSDWLWTCAERWERVEEDLFQLTSQARGSRVPPPHCSSPERIEDVESDNTNSFANSINPLMSFTQEEIEFMDKEVDEDMEDMVLEDEEDADDAEECGTRTRRLSSDSEDSMNDADELGVSRKKKRKIYNGKSDKGSSKDKDDNRDSDDDDNNDSDDDDLGARFRRGGELPDDLDLGDNSQDSVDDLEDDNEDDREWNALGAALEREFLSE, from the exons ATGTTGACGTGGGTCGTGTTTACGTCCCGCGTTGTTTTTGTCTCCCGCGCAAATACGCAAGAACGGTTCTCTCGAGCGAGGTTAAGAAGATACAATAGCATTTTCACGCCCTTGATCACCGAATCGCGTTACCTTTGCGCTCCGAATGTGCGTGAGTGCGCAATTATGGCAGCGATAGAGGTCACATTTCCGTCGGACGGATCGCCCGGGAAAATCCTGAAATGGAGGGTACGCTCTGACACGATGGTCGCGGCGGGCAGAATATTATTGGTGTACCAGAACGCGACACTGCCCGCTGCCGATGCTGTCGACGACGAGAAGGCCAAGGAGCCCGAGCGGAAGCTGCGGGCTGCGAATTTCGGTCGCGTCAAGCAGCTTCTGGTCAAGGAGGGTGACATCGTTCAGCCTGG GCAAGTGATAGCTCTATTGGAAGGATGTACACATCCCACTGTGATGATAGACTTATGCGCAGAGTGTGGGGCTGATCTGAGGGTACAAGAGACCAACAAAGATGGAAATGTAGCAGGAGTATCTCAAGCCAGTGTACCTATGGTACACAGCATACCAGAGCTGAAAGTGTGTCCAGAATTAGCGGAAAAAATTGGGAAGGAGGATGAGCAACGTCTTTTAAGGGATCGGAAATTAGTGCTACTTGTGGATCTCGATCAAACAATTGTTCATACTACAAACGATAATATTCCACCtaatttaaaa gACGTTTtccattttcaattatatgGGCCAAACTCCCCGTGGTATCACACCCGATTAAGGCCGAACACTCGGCGTTTTCTCTCGAAAATGAGCAGTTTATATGAATTACACATTTGCACTTTTGGAGCAAGAATTTACGCGCACACTGTTGCATCATTGCTTGATAAGGATAAAGTCCTGTTCTCTCACAGGATACTTTCTAGAGATGAATGTTTTGATCCAGCGTCCAAAACTGCAAATCtcaa AGCTTTATTTCCATGCGGCGATGACTTAGTATGTATCATAGATGATAGGGAAGACGTGTGGCAGGGATGTGGAAATTTGGTTCAAGTAAAACCTTATCATTTTTTCCGCCACACCGGCGATATTAATGCACTACCAGGCTTGGAAAAGGTTGATGTATCACGTTTGTCGGAACCGGTAAATGCAAATGAATCCTGTACAAATGAGTCGCAAGATAAGGATAGCAAGAATGATACATCTAAATCTTCAAATGAAATTGGACAGCCATTAGATAGTCTCTCTGTGAAAGAAACGAATCATGAAGATGAGAAAGATGAGAAGACTGACGAAGAAACGAAGAATGAGAAAGAGGAAGATACCAAAGTGAATACTGAAAAGGATGCAGAATCTAATATTCAATCTAATACTGCAAGAGAGAGCGATAAAACGGATAAAGAAGTAACGGAAGTTGGACCATCTGTGGAAACTGATAAAGATAACAAGCAAGCAATGCCAAAGCAGGACAGTGACATAATAGATGAAGATGACGATGATTATCTATTATACTTAGAAGATATTCTTGAGAGAATTCATAGAGAATTTTACAAGACACTGGACCAAGAAAATACTCGAAAGTCTTTACGGGATATAATCCCGCGAGTGCGCTCTCAAGTTCTGAAAGGAGTATGCTTGACTTTCAGTGGCTTGATACCAACTCATCAAAAGCTTCACCAAAGCCGCGCGTATAAAGTCGCAAGAGCATTCGGAGCGGAAGTGACTCAA GAATTAACGGAGAAGACCACGCATCTGGTTGCTATTAGAAAAGGTACGGCAAAGGCAAATGCAGCTAAAAaacatggaaaaataaaaattgtaaattcgGATTGGTTGTGGACATGTGCAGAACGTTGGGAACGTGTGGAGGAAGACCTGTTTCAGCTTACATCACAG GCACGCGGATCGAGAGTACCACCACCGCACTGTAGTAGTCCGGAACGTATCGAGGATGTAGAAAGCGATAATACAAACTCCTTTGCCAACTCTATCAATCCATTAATGTCATTTACTCAAGAGGAGATCGAATTTATGGACAAGGAAGTAGACGAGGACATGGAAGATATGGTTTTAGAAGACGAAGAAGATGCGGATGACGCGGAAGAATGTGGTACGAGGACACGACGCCTAAGTTCCGATTCTGAAGATTCTATGAATG ATGCAGATGAATTGGGCGTTtcaagaaaaaagaagagaaagatttATAATGGCAAATCAGATAAAGGTTCTTCCAAGGATAAAGATGACAATCGTGATAGTGATGACGATGACAATAATGACAGTGATGATGACGACCTTGGTGCACGTTTTAGAAGAGGAGGAGAATTACCTGATGATTTGGATTTAGGTGATAACTCACAAGATTCTGTGGACGATCTTGAAGATGATAACGAAGATGACAGAGAATGGAATGCATTGGGTGCTGCACTTGAACGAGAGTTTCTTTCTGAGTGA
- the LOC105202412 gene encoding RNA polymerase II subunit A C-terminal domain phosphatase isoform X2, which produces MIDLCAECGADLRVQETNKDGNVAGVSQASVPMVHSIPELKVCPELAEKIGKEDEQRLLRDRKLVLLVDLDQTIVHTTNDNIPPNLKDVFHFQLYGPNSPWYHTRLRPNTRRFLSKMSSLYELHICTFGARIYAHTVASLLDKDKVLFSHRILSRDECFDPASKTANLKALFPCGDDLVCIIDDREDVWQGCGNLVQVKPYHFFRHTGDINALPGLEKVDVSRLSEPVNANESCTNESQDKDSKNDTSKSSNEIGQPLDSLSVKETNHEDEKDEKTDEETKNEKEEDTKVNTEKDAESNIQSNTARESDKTDKEVTEVGPSVETDKDNKQAMPKQDSDIIDEDDDDYLLYLEDILERIHREFYKTLDQENTRKSLRDIIPRVRSQVLKGVCLTFSGLIPTHQKLHQSRAYKVARAFGAEVTQELTEKTTHLVAIRKGTAKANAAKKHGKIKIVNSDWLWTCAERWERVEEDLFQLTSQARGSRVPPPHCSSPERIEDVESDNTNSFANSINPLMSFTQEEIEFMDKEVDEDMEDMVLEDEEDADDAEECGTRTRRLSSDSEDSMNDADELGVSRKKKRKIYNGKSDKGSSKDKDDNRDSDDDDNNDSDDDDLGARFRRGGELPDDLDLGDNSQDSVDDLEDDNEDDREWNALGAALEREFLSE; this is translated from the exons ATGATAGACTTATGCGCAGAGTGTGGGGCTGATCTGAGGGTACAAGAGACCAACAAAGATGGAAATGTAGCAGGAGTATCTCAAGCCAGTGTACCTATGGTACACAGCATACCAGAGCTGAAAGTGTGTCCAGAATTAGCGGAAAAAATTGGGAAGGAGGATGAGCAACGTCTTTTAAGGGATCGGAAATTAGTGCTACTTGTGGATCTCGATCAAACAATTGTTCATACTACAAACGATAATATTCCACCtaatttaaaa gACGTTTtccattttcaattatatgGGCCAAACTCCCCGTGGTATCACACCCGATTAAGGCCGAACACTCGGCGTTTTCTCTCGAAAATGAGCAGTTTATATGAATTACACATTTGCACTTTTGGAGCAAGAATTTACGCGCACACTGTTGCATCATTGCTTGATAAGGATAAAGTCCTGTTCTCTCACAGGATACTTTCTAGAGATGAATGTTTTGATCCAGCGTCCAAAACTGCAAATCtcaa AGCTTTATTTCCATGCGGCGATGACTTAGTATGTATCATAGATGATAGGGAAGACGTGTGGCAGGGATGTGGAAATTTGGTTCAAGTAAAACCTTATCATTTTTTCCGCCACACCGGCGATATTAATGCACTACCAGGCTTGGAAAAGGTTGATGTATCACGTTTGTCGGAACCGGTAAATGCAAATGAATCCTGTACAAATGAGTCGCAAGATAAGGATAGCAAGAATGATACATCTAAATCTTCAAATGAAATTGGACAGCCATTAGATAGTCTCTCTGTGAAAGAAACGAATCATGAAGATGAGAAAGATGAGAAGACTGACGAAGAAACGAAGAATGAGAAAGAGGAAGATACCAAAGTGAATACTGAAAAGGATGCAGAATCTAATATTCAATCTAATACTGCAAGAGAGAGCGATAAAACGGATAAAGAAGTAACGGAAGTTGGACCATCTGTGGAAACTGATAAAGATAACAAGCAAGCAATGCCAAAGCAGGACAGTGACATAATAGATGAAGATGACGATGATTATCTATTATACTTAGAAGATATTCTTGAGAGAATTCATAGAGAATTTTACAAGACACTGGACCAAGAAAATACTCGAAAGTCTTTACGGGATATAATCCCGCGAGTGCGCTCTCAAGTTCTGAAAGGAGTATGCTTGACTTTCAGTGGCTTGATACCAACTCATCAAAAGCTTCACCAAAGCCGCGCGTATAAAGTCGCAAGAGCATTCGGAGCGGAAGTGACTCAA GAATTAACGGAGAAGACCACGCATCTGGTTGCTATTAGAAAAGGTACGGCAAAGGCAAATGCAGCTAAAAaacatggaaaaataaaaattgtaaattcgGATTGGTTGTGGACATGTGCAGAACGTTGGGAACGTGTGGAGGAAGACCTGTTTCAGCTTACATCACAG GCACGCGGATCGAGAGTACCACCACCGCACTGTAGTAGTCCGGAACGTATCGAGGATGTAGAAAGCGATAATACAAACTCCTTTGCCAACTCTATCAATCCATTAATGTCATTTACTCAAGAGGAGATCGAATTTATGGACAAGGAAGTAGACGAGGACATGGAAGATATGGTTTTAGAAGACGAAGAAGATGCGGATGACGCGGAAGAATGTGGTACGAGGACACGACGCCTAAGTTCCGATTCTGAAGATTCTATGAATG ATGCAGATGAATTGGGCGTTtcaagaaaaaagaagagaaagatttATAATGGCAAATCAGATAAAGGTTCTTCCAAGGATAAAGATGACAATCGTGATAGTGATGACGATGACAATAATGACAGTGATGATGACGACCTTGGTGCACGTTTTAGAAGAGGAGGAGAATTACCTGATGATTTGGATTTAGGTGATAACTCACAAGATTCTGTGGACGATCTTGAAGATGATAACGAAGATGACAGAGAATGGAATGCATTGGGTGCTGCACTTGAACGAGAGTTTCTTTCTGAGTGA
- the LOC105202413 gene encoding 28S ribosomal protein S17, mitochondrial, translated as MAAKAASKTALRYFLGTCVPSSKQNAAKVRVPRLQFDDYIHMYFKEHDFVYAHDPKKLCKTGDVILIKTLPEKLTRLITHEVVEVVQPLGDIVDPVTGKEVVASRYREDIEEEAKLIGKTNSAFDYSKASRRGRLEGIRDFTHKKMYVKYYEDANDPQPDTVPSVL; from the exons ATGGCCGCGAAAGCAGCGAGTAAGACCGCGTTGCGGTATTTTCTGGGAACATGTGTGCCTTCGTCGAAGCAGAACGCCGCCAAAGTGAGAGTACCACGTTTGCAATTCGACGATTATATTCACATG TACTTCAAAGAGCACGATTTCGTTTATGCCCACGATCCAAAGAAGTTGTGCAAAACCGGCGACGTGATTTTAATAAAGACATTACCAGAGAAATTAACGCGCCTGATTACGCACGAG GTTGTTGAGGTGGTACAGCCTTTGGGTGATATAGTAGATCCAGTCACAGGGAAAGAGGTTGTCGCAAGTAGATACAG gGAAGATATAGAGGAAGAGGCTAAATTAATTGGCAAAACAAACTCGGCATTTGATTACTCGAAAGCATCACGAAGAGGAAGATTGGAAGGTATACGAGATTTTACTCACAAAAagatgtatgtaaaatattatgaagaCGCTAATGATCCCCAACCAGACACTGTTCCTTCAGTACTGTAA